From a region of the Oryza sativa Japonica Group chromosome 6, ASM3414082v1 genome:
- the LOC4340693 gene encoding 3-ketoacyl-CoA synthase 6 translates to MSTAASPLLERLKAAYHYHAAVGNVRAIFITLLAAAAVAALTHLAPEEVVIGRLRELRTVHLFLAIFLPVAAATMYLMLRPRPVYLVDYACFRTAPNCRVPAATFLEYAKQVPVITDRSVRFMTRLLERSGLGEETCLPPANHYIPPYKYCTLDAARGEVDLVVFSAVDELFAKTGISPDDVDILVVNCSLFCPTPSFVDMIVNRYKLRSDIRSMDLSGMGCSASPISIGLARNLLQLAPHGARALVVSTETITPNYYVGNERAMLLPICLFRIGGAAALLSTSPAKARFRLQHVVRTLTAAEDSAYHCVFQEEDEHGNTGINLSKELMTIAGNALKANITAIAPLVLPASEQLKFALAFIARKALSGRVKPYIPDFRAAFEHFCIHAGGRAVIDELQRSLCLSDEQVEASRMVLHRFGNTSSSSVWYELAYIEAKGRMRRGDRVWMIGFGSGFKCNSAAWECISPARDADGPWATSIHRYPVDIPDVLKH, encoded by the coding sequence ATGAGCACAGCGGCATCACCTTTGCTCGAGCGCCTCAAGGCTGCGTACCACTACCACGCCGCCGTGGGCAACGTCCGCGCCATCTTCATTACGCTCCTGGCCGCGGCCGCTGTCGCTGCGCTGACCCACCTTGCGCCGGAGGAGGTGGTGATCGGCCGGCTACGGGAGCTGAGGACTGTGCACCTCTTCCTCGCCATCTTCCTCCCGGTGGCCGCGGCCACCATGTACCTCATGCTTCGCCCGCGACCGGTATACCTCGTCGATTACGCGTGCTTCCGCACGGCGCCCAACTGCCGTGTCCCCGCAGCCACCTTCCTCGAGTACGCCAAGCAAGTCCCGGTCATCACCGACCGCAGCGTGCGGTTCATGACGCGGCTGCTCGAGCGATCGGGGCTCGGGGAGGAGACGTGCCTGCCACCGGCGAACCACTACATCCCGCCGTACAAGTACTGCACCCTCGACGCCGCCCGTGGTGAGGTCGACCTCGTCGTCTTCTCCGCCGTCGATGAGCTCTTCGCCAAGACCGGCATCAGCCCCGACGACGTCGACATACTAGTCGTCAACTGCAGCCTCTTCTGCCCCACGCCGTCGTTCGTTGACATGATCGTGAACAGGTACAAGCTGCGGAGCGACATCCGCAGCATGGACCTGTCCGGCATGGGTTGCAGCGCGAGCCCCATCTCCATCGGCCTCGCCAGGAACCTCCTGCAGTTGGCGCcgcatggcgcgcgcgcgctcgtcgTCTCCACGGAGACCATCACGCCCAACTACTACGTCGGGAACGAGCGCGCGATGCTCCTGCCCATCTGCCTATTCCGcatcggcggcgcggccgcgctgCTGTCCACGTCCCCGGCGAAGGCGCGGTTCCGGCTGCAGCACGTCGTGCGCACGCTCACCGCCGCGGAGGACAGCGCGTACCACTGCGTGTTccaggaggaggacgagcaCGGGAACACCGGGATCAACCTTAGCAAGGAACTCATGACCATCGCCGGCAACGCGCTCAAGGCCAACATCACCGCCATCGCGCCGCTCGTCCTGCCGGCGTCGGAGCAGCTCAAGTTCGCGCTCGCCTTCATCGCGCGGAAGGCGCTCAGCGGCAGGGTCAAGCCGTACATCCCGGACTTCCGCGCGGCGTTCGAGCACTTCTGCATCCACGCCGGCGGTCGGGCGGTGATCGACGAGCTGCAGCGCAGCCTCTGCCTCTCCGACGAGCAGGTGGAGGCGTCTCGGATGGTGCTCCACCGGTTCGGCAACACGTCGAGCAGCTCGGTGTGGTACGAGCTGGCCTACATCGAGGCCAAGGGCCGCATGCGCCGCGGCGACCGCGTGTGGATGATCGGCTTCGGCTCCGGTTTCAAGTGCAACAGCGCGGCGTGGGAGTGCATCTCGCCGGCGCGCGACGCCGACGGGCCGTGGGCTACGTCGATCCACAGGTATCCAGTGGACATTCCCGACGTACTCAAGCACTAA